TGCACCGACAGCCAGGGCAGCGACAGGTCGGCCTGGGTTCCGATGGCTTCGAAAAGCGTGCGGGATTTCGGTCCGGTGACGATGAGCGTCGAGAAGTCGCGCGTGCGGTCGGTGATCGTGACGGCGTCGGGCTTGTCGGCCAGCAGGATGTCGCGGTCGTGCCATTGCGCGGTGGCGGCGGTGATCAGCATGTAGTGATCGTCGCCATGTGCCATCACGCTCATCTCGGTCAGGATCCGGCCGCGGCTGTCGGGGAAATAGGCCAGCGTCATCCGGCCGGGTTTCGGCAAGCCCCCGGCGATCTTGCCCAGCAGCCAGTCGGCGGCGCCCGGCCCCCGAACGTCGAAACGCGAAAAACCCGGCAGGTCCAGCACGCCCACCCCGTCGCGCACCGCCTCGCATTCCTCGCGGATGCGGGCTTCCCACGGTCCCGCGCGATCCCAGGTCTGGGTCGCCTCTTCGGAGGTATCGTCGCCCGGCCTGGCGAACCAGTTGGCGCGTTCCCAGCCGTTATAGGCGCCCATCACGCCGCCCAGTTCCAGCACCTTGTCATGCACCGGCGACAGCTTGCGGTCGCGCGCTGCGGGCCATTCATGGTGCGGGAAATGCATGGCGTATTCGTGGCCATAGACCTCGATGGCCTTGTCGATGCAGTATTGCTGGTCGGTGTAATCGGTATACCGGCGCGGATCGGTGGCCCACATGTCCCACTCGGTCTCGCCTTGGGTGACCCATTCCGCCAGCACCTTGCCCGCGCCGCCCGCCTGGGTGATGCCGAAGGTGAACACACAGGCCTCGTAGGCGTTGGGCACCCCCGGCATCGGGCCAAGCAGCGGCAAGCCGTCCGGCGCGTAGGGGATCGGGCCGTTGATCACCCGGCCCACACCAGCCGTGCCCAGGATCGGGACGCGGGCCATGGCGTCTTCGATATACCATTCCAGGCGTTCGAGGTCGTCTGGGTATAGCTGGAAGCTGAAATCCTCGGGCATCGGATCATCGGGCGTGATCCAGTGCGCCTTGCAGTTTCGTTCATAGGGGCCAAGATTCAGGCCGTTCTTGTCCTGGCGCAGGTAATACGAGCTGTCGACATCGCGCAGCAGAGGAACCTTGCGGCCGTTTTCCCTGGTCCAGGCTTGCAGTTCGGGGATTTCCTCGGTCAGGAAATACTGGTGCGACATCACCGCCATCGGCACGGTGCGGCCGCCGAAGGGCTTGAACCACTCACCGACCCGCTGGGCATAATAGCCCGCGGCGTTCACGACCTTTTCGCAGCGGATATCGCCCTTGTCGGTATGCACGATCCATTCGCCGCCCTCGCGGCTGATGCCGGTGGCGCCGCAGAAGCGTTCGATATGCGCGCCCATCTGGCGCGCGCCCTTGGCAAGGGCCTGGGTCAGCTGGGCCGGGTCGATATCGCCATCGTCGGGATCCCACAGCGCGCCCGCGAGGTCGTGGGTTTCGAGGAACGGATAACGATCCTTGAGATCGCCGACCTGCATCATCTCCAGATCAAGCCCCTGGTAGCGACCCATCGACCGCGCGCGTTCGAATTCCATCATCCGCTCTCGCGTATGACCCAGGCGGATCGATCCGGTGACATGGTAGTTCATCGGGTAATCGACTTCGTCGGCGAGCCCCGCATAGAGCCGCAGCGAATAACGCTGCATGTTCATCACCGCCCAAGAGGTGCTGAAGGACGGGCAATTGCCGGCGGCGTGCCAGGTGGACCCCGCGGTCAGTTCGTTCTTTTCGATGAGGACGCAATCTGTCCAGCCCATCTTGGCCAGATGATACAGGCTCGACGCGCCCACCGCGCCCCCACCGATGATGACCACGCGCGCCGTACTGGGCAATCCCGCCATTGCGTCTCTCCCTGTTGGTTGTCGCGATATCTTTCCGCCCTTCCGCGCGCCGTTCAATTCAGTAGACTGGCGGTCATTGATCGGATTATCCGATTAGGAGCCGCGATGCAGATCGAGTTGATCGACACCTTTCTGGACCTGTGCGAGACGCGCAGCTTCAACCGGACCGCCGAACGGCTGGGGGTGACGCAGTCCACCGTTTCGGGGCGGATCAAGGCGCTGGAGCGGGCGGTGGGCGAAAGCCTGCTCAGCCGGTCGCGGGCGGGGACCGAGCTGACCACGGCGGGGATGCGGTTTGCGCCGCACGCGCGCCACGTCCGGCTGCTGTGGACCGAAGCGCTGCATGCCACGCGGCAAAGGGATGGCGGCGCGCTGACCATGCGCATCGCCATCCAGCACGATCTGATGGAGAACCACATCGCCGACTGGATCACCGCGCTGCGCGACAGCCTGCCCGGCAGCGCCTTTTACGTCGAAGCCGACTATTCGGTGCAGATGTGCCGCGACATGGTGTCGGGCGATCTGGACCTGGGCATCCTGTTCACCCCCTCGGGCCATCCCGACCTGCATTTCGAAAGCCTGGGCGAGGTGGTCTATCGCATGGTGTCGACCGACACCGACACGCTGGTCGGGGTTAAGGGCAATCGGTATATCCTGCCCAACTACTCGCCTGCCTTCGCCCACAGCCATGCCGAATTGCTGCCCAGGCTGTCGCGCGGCGCGGTGTCGAGCGGACAGGGCGGGGTGATCCGCGGACTTCTCAGCGCGCTTGGCGGCAGCACCTACCTGCTGGATGAGACCGCCCGCGCGCTGGTGGCATCGGGCGAGGCGCGGTTCGTCTCGGACGCGCCGCGCATCGCGCAAAGTGTCTATGCCGGCGCGCATCTGCGCTATCGCCACCGCCCGGCCTATCGCCGGATGATCCGGGTGCTGCGCGGTCAGGTCCGGTCGGATACAGGCTAGGCGGGCTTTTCCGCCCGACCGTCTCAGCGCCGTACCACCACCTCGTAACCCGGTTCCTCGGGTTCGTCGTCGACCAGTTCCATCGGAAAGCCCGGCGCGGTGACCGACAGGCCCGTCGCCTCTTCCAGCCGTTCTATCATCCGGTCCGATTGCGCGCGGTCGCCATAGCGTTTCTGGCCATCGCTCATCATCGCGATCATCAACGGCGAAATCTCCAGCGGCACGCCGCGCGCATCGGCGAGTTTCTGGAACAGGCCGATATCCTTCTGCACCAGGTCCATGGTGAAATTCACGTCGCGCGAGCCTGACAGGATCAGCTGGCTTTCGGTCTCGTGGACAAAGGAATTGCCGGAACTGAGCTTGATCGCCTCGTAGGTCGTGGCCAGGTCGATCCCCTCGGCCGCCATCACCGTCAGCGCCTCGCACAGCGTCAGCAGATGTGCGGTGGCCAGGTAATTGGTCATCACCTTGAGCTTGGATGCCGTGCCGAAAGGCCCGGTGTGCAGGATGCGGCGGCCAAGCTTCTGCATGAGTGGAAAGACATGATCGAACGTCGCCCGGTCACCGCTGACCAGAATCGAGATGTTGCCGGTGTCGGCACGGTGACAGCCGCCCGAGACCGGGCATTCCGCCGCCGCGCCGCCGCGTTCAGCGACCTGCGCGGCCTGGCGCTGGATCAGGTCGGCATCGGTGGTCGACATCTCGATCCAGGTCTTGCCAGGTCCGATCTCGGGCAGCATCTGGGCCAAAACCGCGTCCGAGGCTGCCGGGTTGGGCAAACAGGTGATGACGGTGTCACAGGCCCGCATCAGGGCCGCGGGGCTATCGGCCCGCCCGGCCCCGCGCGCCACGAAATCCGCAACGCGCCCGGCATCCAGATCGAACACCGTCAGGTCCGTGTCATTCCGCAAAAGGCTACCCGCCAGCTTGCCGCCGACGCTGCCCAATCCGATGAAGCCCACTTTCATGATCGTCACTCCGAAGTTTCCGTCACCGTGGCGCAGCATCGCCGTCATGCAAAGACCCTGGGGCGACAGATCGCGTCGCAAACGCGCATGGTTGCGCAGGCGAACGCGCGCGCGCCTTGAAATGTCTGCGCGGGTTTTCTTGCTCCGAATCTCATTGTTTGCCACCGTCGCCCGGTGCGCAGAACAAAATTCCAATCGCACAATCATATCAGGGAGGAAGTACTTATGAACCTAAGGCCCGACCCGACATTCTATCCCACGCCGAAAATCGCCATGGAGGCCCCGCCCGAGACGCTGGCCTTTACGTTGATGCTGAGCCCCGATGGATCGCAACCGGATGGATTGGCGGTGGTCGACGTGAACCCGAAATCCGAAAGCTATGGCAAGATCGTCCACCAGGTCATCATGCCGAACAAGGGCGACGAGTTTCACCATTTCGGATGGAACGCCTGTTCATCCTCGCTGTCGCCGCTGTCGGGCCATGCCTTTCTCGAACGGCGGTACCTGATCATCCCCGGCATCCGGTCCAGCCGCATCTACGTCATCGACGTCAAGGAACCGCTCAAGGCCAAGATCCACAAGATCATCGAACCCGAAGAAGTCTTTGCCAAAACGGGCTATTCCCGCCCCCATACGATTCATTGCGGCCCCGAGGGCATCTATGTCAGCACGCTGGGCGGCGGCGGCAAGGACGGCATGGACGGCCCCCCGGGCATCTTCATCATGGATTGCGAAACCTTCGAGATCCTGGGCCGCTACGAGATGGACCGGGGGCAGCAGGACAAGCACTACGATTTCTGGTGGAACCTGCCGCGCGACTACATGGTCAGCTCCGAATGGGGCCTGCCGCCGCAATTCGAGAACGGGATCGTGCCCGAGGATCTGTTGTCGAACAAATACGGCCACAAGATCCATTTCTGGAACCTGCGCCAGCGCAAGAACGTCCAGACCATCGACCTTGGCGAAAACCACCAGATGGCGCTGGAAATCCGGCCCGCGCATGACCCGGCCAAGGATTACGGTTTTGTCGGCGTGGTGGTGGACACGACCAATCTGCAAGGGGCGATCTTTACCTGGTGGCAGAAGGATGACGGCACCTTCGAGGCGAAGAAGACCATCACGATCGACCCGCAGCCGGCCGATGCCGACGATTTGCCGGACCTGCTCAAGGGTTTCGGCGCGGTGCCGCCGCTGGTGACGGATATCGACCTGAGCCTGGACGACAAATATCTTTACGTCGCCTGCTGGGGCCAGGGCGAGATGCATCAATACGACGTGTCGGACCCGATGAACCCGAAACTGGCCGGAAAGGTCGAAATCGGCGGTATCGTCAAGAAGACCAAGCACCCCAACGGCAAGGAGTTCGGCTATGGGCCGCAGATGGTCGAGATCAGTCGGGACGGCAAGCGGGTCTACTGGACCAACTCGCTTTATTCGACCTGGGACGACCAGTTCTATCCGGGCGACCGCGGCGCGGCGATGGTGATGGCCCGGAACGAGGGCGGCAAGTTCGCACTGGATCCCGATTTCTGGGTCGAATTCCCCAAGGGTTACCGCAGCCACCAGATCCGCCTGGAAGGTGGCGACTGTTCGACCGACAGCTTCTGCTATCCCTCCGTCTGAGGCGTGCAGGACGTGACATCGGCGACAGCCCTTTGGTGGGCTGTCGTCGCTTCGGGCATCTACCATGGCGTCAATCCCGGCATGGGCTGGCCGCTGGCGGTATCGTCGGCGCTGATGGAGCGCAGCCGCGGCGCGCTTTACAAGGCGCTGGCGGCGCTGGCGGCGGGACACATGCTGGCGATGGCGGCGATCCTGTTCCCGTTTGCCGTGCTGTTCGTGCTGGTCGACTGGCAGCGCGAGATCCAGATCGGCGCAGCGCTGCTGGTGATCGGGCTCGGCCTCTACCTGCTGGTCAACCGTCGTCATCCGCGTTTTCTGGCCCGCGTGCCGCCGTCGCGACTGGCGCTGTGGTCGTTCCTGGTGGCGATGGCGCATGGCGCGGGGCTGATGCTGGTGCCGATCTACCTGGGCATTTGCGCCACCGTCGAAACCGATGCCGGCCATGCCGCAGCCGATGCCCTGATCGGCGGCAACGCGGCAGTCGCGCTGGCCGTCGCGCTTGTCCACACGGCGGCCATGGCGCTTTCGGGCGGAATCTTCGCCGCCGGTGTGTACCACTGGCTGGGTTTGAAATTCCTGTCCCGCAGCTGGATCAACCTCGATGTCGTCTGGGCCTGCAGCCTGATCCTGGTCGGCGCAGTGGCTCTGGTGGCCACGCATTGATCCGCACCGGCGCGTGAAAACCTCTGGAACGGTCAAAAGCTGCGTTGTGCCGCGTTCTCCAATCCCGGCGGCACGGTCGCATCGATCCAGCACCGGGCTGGAGCGTGGCCGGTCGCCTCGACCCAGGCTTCGGTCTGGGACGGGTCCATGCGAAGGGGCGCCAGATCTTCGATCATGCCGACGGCGCGGGCCAGCGTGCAGCGTGTGGTCAGCGCCCAGAGCACGTCTTCGTCGCAGGTCAGGTCCACATCCTCGTCGACATAGATCACGGTCTTGGTGAACGGCATCACGGCCATGAGATGCCGCGTCAACGCCCCGAGATCGCAACGCGCGGTGGCGCCGGGGGCAAGAGCCGCGTACAGCAACAGCATTCCGCCACCGGCCGGGGCATAGCGCAGATCGCGCAAGGGCGTATCCGGTGGCAGGGCCAGGGCCTGCGCCAATGCCCCGCCCAATCCCAGGATCGCCGATTGTTCGCGCCCGGGCCCAAGCGTCGCCTGCAGAACGGCGCCGGGACGTTGGGTGATGGCGGTGACCTCGACCACCTGCAAAACGGCGCCGGCATGGCCATCGTAGCCCAGGAATTCCGGCATGGTGACGCCGGCCGGACGGTCGCCGATCGTTTCGTCGCAGGTCTGCGCGCTCAGCCGCCCGTGCAGAACGAATTCGCTGTCGGGCAGACAGGCTGCACCGGCCAATCCCGGCGCAACCGCCACTGCCTGCCCCGCAAGCGCGCCGGCCAGCGTCAGCTTGTCGAAGCGTTGCGGCAGATGCGCCGTCGCAGTGGCCGAGGCAACGGCGACGGCCGGGGAAACACCGATATTGATGCTGATGGGCAGATCCCGCCCTTCGGCCCAGGCGGCTTGTCCGAGGGCACGCAGCGCCCGGCTGGCCAGCATCGATATGCCCAGCCGCGTGTCGTCCAGCACCAGCATCCGGTGCGCCGACAGCGCCAGGTCAGCGCCGCCCTGCCCGGCGATGACGAAGCCCATGGTCACGTAGGGGCCGGCATCGCGCGGGGTGATCTTGGGAAACGGCAGGCGCGACAAGGCGACCCGTTTCCACTTTTCTTGGTCCAGCGGTGCCGGGCGCGGCGCGATCGGCTGCAGCTTTGCGACCGCCGACGGCCATCCGCCGGCTTCGAGGCCGGGCAGCCAGCCGCGCAGGCGCCGTTCGCAACCGTAAAGACCGAGCAGCAGATCGGGACCCTCTGGCTGGCGATACAGAACCGCCGGTTCCGACGCGCTGCGCGGCCTTGCAGGCACGGCCGCGTGGGCAAGGGCAAAGTCGCGGCAGGCCGCATCAGGAGACAGGCCCCGCTTGACCAACAGACGGCCCGGATGTTCCGGACCGTCTTGCAGCGTGGCGAAAGCCGTGCGCATGTCGCGCACGGCCTCTTTGATCGGGTTCTCAGGCCGTGGCATCGGCCAGAACCGGCTCGAACCTCGTCGGACGGGCAGCCGCCGCCTTGCGGATACGATCGTAGACGATCAGCACCGCCGGACCGATGAAGACCTCGGACAGCAGCGCCAGGGCCGCACCCGCCGCCATCAGCAACCCGAAGCTCTGGATGTTCGACATCGACGACAGTGTGA
This sequence is a window from Thalassococcus arenae. Protein-coding genes within it:
- a CDS encoding GcvT family protein, with the translated sequence MAGLPSTARVVIIGGGAVGASSLYHLAKMGWTDCVLIEKNELTAGSTWHAAGNCPSFSTSWAVMNMQRYSLRLYAGLADEVDYPMNYHVTGSIRLGHTRERMMEFERARSMGRYQGLDLEMMQVGDLKDRYPFLETHDLAGALWDPDDGDIDPAQLTQALAKGARQMGAHIERFCGATGISREGGEWIVHTDKGDIRCEKVVNAAGYYAQRVGEWFKPFGGRTVPMAVMSHQYFLTEEIPELQAWTRENGRKVPLLRDVDSSYYLRQDKNGLNLGPYERNCKAHWITPDDPMPEDFSFQLYPDDLERLEWYIEDAMARVPILGTAGVGRVINGPIPYAPDGLPLLGPMPGVPNAYEACVFTFGITQAGGAGKVLAEWVTQGETEWDMWATDPRRYTDYTDQQYCIDKAIEVYGHEYAMHFPHHEWPAARDRKLSPVHDKVLELGGVMGAYNGWERANWFARPGDDTSEEATQTWDRAGPWEARIREECEAVRDGVGVLDLPGFSRFDVRGPGAADWLLGKIAGGLPKPGRMTLAYFPDSRGRILTEMSVMAHGDDHYMLITAATAQWHDRDILLADKPDAVTITDRTRDFSTLIVTGPKSRTLFEAIGTQADLSLPWLSVQTARIGGVECGLARVSFAGELGWEIHAANADIPALYEAVLGAGAVPFGMYALNALRIEKGYRAWKGDLSTDYTLLEGGLDRFIRFDKPQDFPGKAALLAEKQRGVKKRFVSLKVDAGAADAPYMSTLWHNGSVVGETTSGAWGYRVGHSVALAMLRPDLAVPGGSVEVEIFGERRQAEILPDGPIWDPQNERLRA
- a CDS encoding LysR family transcriptional regulator → MQIELIDTFLDLCETRSFNRTAERLGVTQSTVSGRIKALERAVGESLLSRSRAGTELTTAGMRFAPHARHVRLLWTEALHATRQRDGGALTMRIAIQHDLMENHIADWITALRDSLPGSAFYVEADYSVQMCRDMVSGDLDLGILFTPSGHPDLHFESLGEVVYRMVSTDTDTLVGVKGNRYILPNYSPAFAHSHAELLPRLSRGAVSSGQGGVIRGLLSALGGSTYLLDETARALVASGEARFVSDAPRIAQSVYAGAHLRYRHRPAYRRMIRVLRGQVRSDTG
- a CDS encoding NAD(P)-dependent oxidoreductase; this translates as MKVGFIGLGSVGGKLAGSLLRNDTDLTVFDLDAGRVADFVARGAGRADSPAALMRACDTVITCLPNPAASDAVLAQMLPEIGPGKTWIEMSTTDADLIQRQAAQVAERGGAAAECPVSGGCHRADTGNISILVSGDRATFDHVFPLMQKLGRRILHTGPFGTASKLKVMTNYLATAHLLTLCEALTVMAAEGIDLATTYEAIKLSSGNSFVHETESQLILSGSRDVNFTMDLVQKDIGLFQKLADARGVPLEISPLMIAMMSDGQKRYGDRAQSDRMIERLEEATGLSVTAPGFPMELVDDEPEEPGYEVVVRR
- a CDS encoding selenium-binding family protein, coding for MNLRPDPTFYPTPKIAMEAPPETLAFTLMLSPDGSQPDGLAVVDVNPKSESYGKIVHQVIMPNKGDEFHHFGWNACSSSLSPLSGHAFLERRYLIIPGIRSSRIYVIDVKEPLKAKIHKIIEPEEVFAKTGYSRPHTIHCGPEGIYVSTLGGGGKDGMDGPPGIFIMDCETFEILGRYEMDRGQQDKHYDFWWNLPRDYMVSSEWGLPPQFENGIVPEDLLSNKYGHKIHFWNLRQRKNVQTIDLGENHQMALEIRPAHDPAKDYGFVGVVVDTTNLQGAIFTWWQKDDGTFEAKKTITIDPQPADADDLPDLLKGFGAVPPLVTDIDLSLDDKYLYVACWGQGEMHQYDVSDPMNPKLAGKVEIGGIVKKTKHPNGKEFGYGPQMVEISRDGKRVYWTNSLYSTWDDQFYPGDRGAAMVMARNEGGKFALDPDFWVEFPKGYRSHQIRLEGGDCSTDSFCYPSV
- a CDS encoding UbiD family decarboxylase is translated as MPRPENPIKEAVRDMRTAFATLQDGPEHPGRLLVKRGLSPDAACRDFALAHAAVPARPRSASEPAVLYRQPEGPDLLLGLYGCERRLRGWLPGLEAGGWPSAVAKLQPIAPRPAPLDQEKWKRVALSRLPFPKITPRDAGPYVTMGFVIAGQGGADLALSAHRMLVLDDTRLGISMLASRALRALGQAAWAEGRDLPISINIGVSPAVAVASATATAHLPQRFDKLTLAGALAGQAVAVAPGLAGAACLPDSEFVLHGRLSAQTCDETIGDRPAGVTMPEFLGYDGHAGAVLQVVEVTAITQRPGAVLQATLGPGREQSAILGLGGALAQALALPPDTPLRDLRYAPAGGGMLLLYAALAPGATARCDLGALTRHLMAVMPFTKTVIYVDEDVDLTCDEDVLWALTTRCTLARAVGMIEDLAPLRMDPSQTEAWVEATGHAPARCWIDATVPPGLENAAQRSF